In Candidatus Binataceae bacterium, one DNA window encodes the following:
- a CDS encoding amidohydrolase family protein, translated as MSESFVVDCDSHVMEPPDLWERYLEPGLRDRAIRIVKDPADGLETLLIDNQPLLKGVLAGLGGANLPRQELFVPGAKTYLDGCPPASYEPGERVKLLDDWRVNKGVLFPTVGILWDVADNTLATAYARAYNDWIYDFMCAAPGRVIPIAHIALQDVDAALAELKRCLKRGFKGIFLAPETVNGKRFSHPDFDPIWNECQEAGIPACLHVIVRFNRAPGIMGQFYQPGEFRTVFGFALGGFAQVVPAAMTMVADGLFDRFPRLKVLCVEAGCGWVPYIMDRMDQKNDLLGWTYPLKLKPSDYFRRNIWVVAEPEERTIGAVMDMLGEERVLWGSDYPHVDSNLEAPNLIRHSIAGLSPERQRKLLGENARGVFPLS; from the coding sequence ATGTCCGAATCGTTCGTTGTCGATTGTGATTCACACGTGATGGAGCCGCCCGATCTCTGGGAGCGCTACCTCGAGCCGGGTTTGCGCGACCGCGCGATCAGGATCGTCAAGGATCCCGCCGACGGACTCGAAACCTTGCTCATCGACAATCAGCCGCTCTTAAAGGGCGTGCTCGCCGGCCTCGGCGGCGCGAACCTGCCGCGCCAAGAGCTTTTCGTACCAGGCGCGAAGACATATCTGGACGGATGCCCGCCCGCGAGCTACGAGCCTGGCGAGCGCGTCAAGCTGCTCGACGATTGGCGCGTTAACAAGGGCGTGTTGTTTCCAACCGTGGGAATTCTCTGGGACGTCGCCGATAACACGCTCGCGACGGCATATGCGCGTGCCTACAACGACTGGATCTACGATTTCATGTGCGCGGCGCCGGGCCGAGTGATTCCGATTGCGCATATCGCGCTGCAGGACGTTGACGCGGCGCTCGCGGAGCTCAAGCGATGCCTCAAGCGCGGATTCAAGGGAATTTTCCTCGCGCCCGAGACGGTGAACGGCAAGCGCTTCTCGCATCCTGATTTCGATCCGATCTGGAACGAGTGCCAGGAGGCGGGAATTCCCGCGTGCCTGCATGTGATCGTGCGCTTCAATCGCGCGCCTGGAATCATGGGCCAGTTCTATCAGCCGGGAGAATTCCGCACCGTGTTCGGCTTTGCGCTGGGCGGCTTCGCGCAGGTCGTGCCGGCCGCGATGACGATGGTCGCCGACGGTTTGTTCGATCGCTTCCCGCGGCTCAAGGTTCTATGCGTCGAGGCGGGATGCGGATGGGTACCGTACATCATGGATCGCATGGACCAGAAGAACGATCTGCTGGGCTGGACCTATCCGCTCAAACTGAAGCCGTCGGATTATTTTCGCCGCAATATCTGGGTCGTCGCCGAGCCCGAAGAGAGAACGATCGGCGCCGTGATGGATATGCTCGGCGAAGAGCGCGTGCTGTGGGGTTCGGACTATCCGCACGTCGATTCGAATCTCGAGGCGCCGAATCTCATCCGTCACAGTATCGCGGGGCTCAGCCCGGAGCGTCAGCGCAAGCTCCTTGGTGAGAATGCTCGCGGCGTATTTCCACTCTCTTAA
- a CDS encoding class I SAM-dependent methyltransferase: MATNAWRKAWEHFRGRGAFPHQFAFLLVNPLRNLMFSPRELVARLHLSANSQVLELGPGPGFFSVEVARRIPSGHLSLVDVQREMLIKAGARTRRADVSNVSFVQASASALPFAHEVFDAAFLVTVLGEVPDAAACVVQLRDALLPGGLLSITELTGDPDAMTESDIVALATAANLQPSETFKKRFGVTVNFRKPAGI, translated from the coding sequence GTGGCGACAAACGCGTGGCGCAAGGCGTGGGAGCACTTCAGGGGACGCGGCGCGTTTCCGCATCAATTCGCTTTCCTGCTGGTCAATCCGCTCCGCAACCTGATGTTCTCGCCGCGCGAGCTGGTCGCCCGCCTTCACTTGAGCGCGAACTCCCAAGTGCTGGAGCTTGGTCCGGGGCCTGGCTTCTTCAGCGTCGAGGTTGCACGCCGTATTCCCAGCGGTCATCTGTCGCTGGTGGATGTGCAACGCGAGATGCTGATTAAGGCAGGCGCGCGAACCAGGCGCGCAGACGTTTCCAACGTGAGTTTCGTCCAAGCCAGTGCGAGCGCGCTGCCTTTTGCACACGAGGTCTTCGACGCCGCCTTTCTGGTCACGGTGCTGGGCGAGGTCCCCGATGCCGCGGCCTGCGTCGTCCAGTTACGCGATGCTCTCCTTCCCGGCGGTCTCTTGTCGATTACCGAGCTCACCGGTGATCCCGACGCAATGACTGAAAGCGATATCGTCGCGCTAGCGACAGCCGCGAATCTCCAACCCTCAGAGACATTCAAGAAGCGGTTCGGCGTCACGGTCAACTTCAGAAAGCCGGCCGGGATTTAG
- the tadA gene encoding tRNA adenosine(34) deaminase TadA, protein MTPAANDLKFMAMALEEARLGEAAGEVPVGAIAVRDGVVVGAGHNCPISTKDPSAHAEIVALRAAGAACGSNRMPGLTIYVTLEPCVMCVGAMLHARVARLVYGARDDKAGALGSVYDIGRDGRLNHRLEVYPGVMEAECAAMLREFFQGRRGGA, encoded by the coding sequence ATGACGCCGGCTGCCAATGATCTCAAGTTCATGGCGATGGCGCTGGAGGAGGCGCGACTCGGCGAAGCCGCTGGAGAAGTGCCAGTTGGTGCGATTGCAGTGCGCGATGGCGTCGTAGTAGGGGCGGGACATAACTGCCCGATCTCCACGAAGGATCCATCTGCGCATGCCGAGATCGTCGCCCTGCGCGCGGCGGGTGCGGCGTGCGGCAGCAACAGGATGCCGGGGCTTACGATCTACGTCACGCTCGAGCCGTGCGTGATGTGCGTCGGCGCGATGCTTCATGCGCGCGTCGCCCGGCTCGTTTACGGCGCACGCGACGACAAGGCGGGCGCGCTCGGCTCGGTGTACGACATCGGCCGCGACGGCCGCCTCAACCATCGACTCGAAGTTTACCCGGGCGTGATGGAAGCGGAGTGCGCCGCGATGCTACGCGAATTCTTCCAGGGCCGGCGCGGCGGCGCCTGA
- a CDS encoding SDR family oxidoreductase: protein MDSLEALFSLRGHRGLVTGASSGLGVECATALALAGADVAVVARRADRVKALADDLAQQYGIRAVGIGADVTSEADLDRVMNEAVAALGEIDILVNNAGVSPTGRAENFKRELWDQTLAVNLTAPMMLAQRVARRLIAAKMPGRIINMGSIYSTVASSVYRLSAYTATKAGLANLTRQLAVEWAPYNILVNTIAPGWIPTEATEGGIAKAGNKEKMEAGTPLARLGTPEELRGAVIFLASPASSYVTGSVLSVDGGYQAW from the coding sequence ATGGATTCGCTTGAGGCTTTGTTTTCGCTGCGGGGTCATCGCGGCCTCGTCACCGGCGCGTCTTCGGGACTGGGAGTTGAGTGCGCCACAGCGCTTGCGCTCGCGGGCGCGGATGTCGCCGTGGTCGCGCGCCGCGCCGATCGTGTCAAAGCACTCGCCGACGATCTCGCACAGCAATACGGCATCAGGGCCGTCGGTATCGGCGCCGACGTCACTTCGGAAGCCGACCTCGATCGCGTGATGAACGAAGCGGTCGCGGCGCTCGGCGAGATCGATATTCTCGTCAATAACGCCGGCGTATCGCCCACCGGCCGCGCGGAGAACTTCAAGCGCGAGTTGTGGGATCAGACGCTCGCCGTGAATCTCACCGCGCCCATGATGCTCGCGCAACGCGTCGCACGGCGGCTCATCGCCGCGAAGATGCCGGGGCGCATCATCAACATGGGATCGATCTACTCCACGGTGGCGAGCTCGGTTTATCGGCTCTCCGCATATACCGCTACCAAGGCGGGGCTCGCGAACCTCACACGCCAGCTCGCCGTCGAATGGGCGCCGTACAATATCCTCGTCAACACGATCGCGCCCGGATGGATTCCCACCGAGGCCACCGAGGGCGGAATCGCCAAAGCCGGCAACAAGGAAAAGATGGAAGCCGGCACGCCGCTCGCGCGGCTCGGCACGCCCGAGGAATTGCGCGGCGCGGTGATCTTCCTTGCCAGTCCCGCTTCAAGCTACGTTACCGGGTCGGTGCTATCGGTCGACGGCGGCTACCAGGCGTGGTGA
- the ltaE gene encoding low-specificity L-threonine aldolase yields the protein MIDLRSDTVTLPTPEMREAIARAELGDDVYGEDPTVNRLQEMAASITGKEAALLVPSGTMANLAAMLTHCPRGTKAIVGQQSHTNLYEAGGASALGGIVLSAIENTEDGELELDDLERELATSADAHFAQPSLVVIENTHNRMSGAAVPLSHMNEVGELAHRRGLPLHLDGARIFNAALALETTPAHVAMVADSVSFCLSKGLSCPVGSLLCGSEEFIAQAHRTRKVLGGGMRQAGILAAAGIVALTTMVDRLAEDHQNARALAQGLALIAGLNVQPSANRTNMVVFEIDSDDDTARQFLSAMREREVLLSPRGGASFRAVTHYGITATDIGRAVAIAAQVAGEIFGD from the coding sequence ATGATCGATTTGCGTAGCGATACTGTCACGTTGCCCACGCCCGAGATGCGCGAGGCGATCGCGCGCGCCGAACTCGGCGACGACGTTTACGGCGAAGATCCCACCGTCAATCGGCTGCAGGAGATGGCGGCCTCCATCACCGGCAAGGAGGCTGCGCTGCTGGTGCCGAGCGGCACGATGGCGAACCTCGCCGCGATGCTCACGCATTGCCCGCGCGGCACCAAGGCCATCGTCGGCCAGCAATCTCATACGAATCTATATGAAGCAGGCGGCGCATCGGCGCTCGGCGGCATCGTACTCAGCGCGATCGAAAATACCGAGGACGGCGAGCTCGAACTCGACGATCTCGAGCGCGAGCTGGCAACTTCCGCCGACGCGCACTTTGCCCAGCCTTCACTGGTAGTTATCGAGAACACCCACAATCGTATGAGCGGCGCCGCCGTGCCGCTGTCGCACATGAACGAAGTCGGCGAGCTCGCGCATCGGCGCGGCCTGCCGCTGCATCTCGACGGCGCGCGCATCTTCAACGCGGCGCTCGCACTCGAAACGACGCCAGCACATGTCGCGATGGTGGCCGACAGCGTTTCGTTCTGCCTCTCGAAAGGGCTCTCGTGTCCGGTCGGCTCGCTGCTGTGCGGAAGCGAGGAGTTCATCGCGCAGGCCCATCGCACGCGCAAAGTGCTGGGCGGCGGGATGCGCCAGGCGGGTATCCTTGCGGCGGCGGGAATCGTCGCGCTCACCACGATGGTCGATCGGCTCGCTGAGGATCATCAGAACGCGCGCGCACTGGCGCAAGGCCTCGCGCTCATCGCGGGCCTCAATGTGCAGCCAAGCGCGAATCGCACCAACATGGTCGTGTTCGAAATCGACTCCGATGACGACACTGCCCGCCAGTTCCTGTCCGCAATGAGGGAACGTGAGGTGCTCCTGTCACCGCGCGGCGGCGCCTCCTTCCGCGCCGTCACGCATTACGGCATCACCGCCACGGATATCGGCCGCGCCGTCGCCATCGCAGCGCAGGTCGCGGGCGAGATCTTCGGCGACTGA
- a CDS encoding amino acid permease, with amino-acid sequence MNNSTLRHQALRRKPASVLMADAESHSGGLKRALGAIDLTALGIGAIVGAGIFVLTGVAAARYSGPAVVLSFVVSGFACAMAALCYAEFAAMIPVAGSAYSYSYATMGELVAWIIGWDLVLEYAVGASAVASGWSGYLLTILDGLGIHLPVALTHAPGSVAGGVVDLPALLIVFVISGVLYIGISESARLNSFIVGIKLFVIGIVIVVGAFYVKPANWSPFAPMGWSGVMKGAAVIFFAYIGFDAVSTAAEEVVNPQRDLPRGILGSLFVCTTLYILVAAVLTGMVPAKIIDIKAPLASAFVLRGLNFVSGVISLGAVAGLTSVLLVLLLGQSRIFFAVSRDGLLPPAFSKIHPRFRTPYIPTVITGVAVGVTAAFLPIQEIAELANIGTLFAFVLVCFGVWILRHIEPTLKRPFHTPLVPLVPILGVLCCGYLMSSLPEVTWIRFVLWLAIGLVIYLSYGRYHSRVARIEEAQPAASAR; translated from the coding sequence ATGAACAACTCGACACTGCGGCACCAGGCGCTGCGGCGCAAGCCGGCTTCCGTTCTGATGGCGGATGCCGAGAGCCACTCGGGTGGCCTCAAACGCGCTCTGGGAGCCATCGATCTGACCGCGCTCGGAATCGGCGCGATCGTCGGCGCTGGGATCTTCGTGCTGACCGGCGTCGCCGCGGCGCGCTACTCCGGTCCCGCCGTAGTGCTCTCGTTCGTCGTGTCGGGATTCGCCTGCGCGATGGCGGCACTGTGCTACGCCGAGTTCGCCGCAATGATACCCGTCGCAGGCAGCGCGTATTCATATTCGTACGCGACGATGGGTGAGCTGGTCGCCTGGATCATCGGATGGGACCTCGTGCTCGAGTACGCGGTCGGCGCCTCGGCCGTCGCCTCAGGATGGTCGGGCTATCTGCTCACGATTCTCGACGGCCTCGGCATCCATTTGCCGGTCGCACTGACGCACGCGCCCGGGTCGGTAGCGGGCGGTGTTGTCGATTTGCCAGCGCTGCTGATCGTATTTGTCATTTCGGGCGTGCTCTACATCGGGATCTCCGAGAGCGCGCGCCTCAACTCGTTCATCGTCGGCATCAAGTTGTTCGTGATCGGCATCGTGATCGTCGTCGGCGCGTTCTACGTGAAGCCCGCGAACTGGTCGCCGTTCGCGCCGATGGGATGGTCGGGTGTGATGAAGGGCGCGGCTGTAATCTTCTTCGCTTATATCGGTTTCGACGCGGTCTCGACTGCCGCTGAAGAAGTGGTTAACCCGCAGCGCGATCTGCCGCGCGGCATCCTGGGATCGCTGTTTGTCTGCACCACGCTCTATATCCTCGTCGCGGCCGTGCTGACCGGGATGGTCCCGGCGAAGATCATCGATATCAAGGCGCCGTTGGCCTCGGCATTCGTGCTGCGCGGTCTGAATTTCGTCTCGGGCGTGATCTCGCTGGGCGCGGTCGCGGGTCTCACCTCGGTGCTGCTCGTGCTGCTGCTGGGGCAATCGCGAATCTTCTTCGCCGTGTCGCGCGATGGCTTGCTGCCGCCAGCATTCAGCAAGATTCATCCGCGCTTTCGCACCCCTTACATTCCCACGGTGATCACCGGAGTCGCCGTTGGAGTAACGGCGGCATTCCTGCCGATCCAGGAGATCGCGGAGCTCGCTAATATCGGCACGCTGTTCGCCTTCGTGCTCGTATGCTTCGGCGTGTGGATCCTGCGCCACATCGAGCCAACGCTGAAGCGCCCGTTCCACACGCCGCTGGTGCCGCTGGTACCGATTCTCGGCGTCCTCTGCTGCGGATACTTGATGAGCAGCCTCCCGGAAGTGACCTGGATCAGATTCGTATTGTGGCTGGCGATCGGCCTCGTGATTTATTTAAGTTACGGCCGCTACCACAGCCGCGTCGCCCGAATCGAAGAAGCGCAACCCGCAGCGTCGGCGCGATAA
- a CDS encoding methyl-accepting chemotaxis protein has translation MEKFLAARRSYSDYKARIVAAVDAGKPEDGWAILWSDGYANEADRAASTANLVTQRLQGVASATEEMGSSIKEIAANAQQAAQIATSAVQAAESANSTMAKLRESSTRIGEVIKVITSIAQQTNLLALNATIEAARAGEAGKGFAVVANEVKELAKETARATEDIGQKIDTIQSDTRNAIDAISQIGGVIARVNDIANVIASAVEEQTATTNEITRNVAEAASGGGKVAESISAVARAAQGTSAGANDTQSAAVEMSQMAAAMENTLSAFKYDGAAHGSR, from the coding sequence TTGGAAAAATTCCTCGCCGCGCGCCGCTCCTACTCGGATTACAAAGCGCGCATTGTCGCGGCGGTCGATGCGGGAAAGCCGGAAGACGGATGGGCGATTCTCTGGAGCGACGGTTACGCGAACGAGGCGGACCGCGCCGCTTCAACCGCGAACCTGGTCACGCAAAGACTCCAAGGCGTCGCCAGCGCCACCGAGGAGATGGGCTCGAGCATCAAGGAAATCGCCGCCAACGCGCAACAGGCCGCGCAGATCGCCACTTCCGCCGTGCAGGCCGCCGAGTCCGCGAATTCGACGATGGCCAAGCTGCGCGAATCGAGCACCCGGATCGGCGAGGTCATCAAGGTGATCACCTCGATTGCGCAGCAAACCAATCTGCTCGCGCTCAATGCCACGATCGAAGCGGCGCGCGCCGGGGAAGCCGGCAAGGGTTTCGCCGTCGTAGCCAACGAGGTCAAGGAGTTGGCCAAGGAAACCGCACGCGCGACCGAAGACATCGGTCAGAAGATCGATACGATCCAGTCCGACACGCGCAATGCGATCGACGCGATCAGTCAAATCGGCGGCGTGATCGCGCGGGTCAACGATATCGCCAACGTGATCGCAAGCGCCGTCGAAGAACAGACCGCAACGACCAATGAGATCACGCGCAATGTCGCCGAGGCTGCCAGCGGCGGCGGCAAAGTCGCCGAGAGTATCAGCGCGGTCGCACGCGCAGCGCAGGGCACGTCGGCGGGCGCAAACGATACGCAATCAGCGGCGGTCGAGATGTCACAAATGGCCGCGGCGATGGAGAATACACTATCCGCATTTAAATACGACGGCGCTGCGCACGGTTCGCGATAG
- a CDS encoding DUF4189 domain-containing protein, whose protein sequence is MKLGTTLTIVSMLIVVLTAQAGAARADTYGAIAFSQQTGYDAWSVDTASARSAETRALSSCTQKATDCKIVESFSNSCGALAVDVNNHFAIGQSDNTQEAQTEALNACRRAGGSRCQIRLAQCVNPPTLNARPGLWRLSSQEIRNGQSAPASTSSRCIQPNQIPPHNWVFFLDAASSDSACNRTNLSASANTIRWTFDCEGQVQRTTHGSIMFNSPQHYTGTMTTMTGSQSPADSIHLDGQWTGPCNTAQ, encoded by the coding sequence GTGAAGCTTGGTACGACCCTCACGATAGTGTCGATGCTGATCGTCGTTCTGACGGCGCAAGCCGGAGCGGCGCGGGCGGACACTTACGGCGCCATCGCCTTCTCCCAACAGACCGGTTACGACGCATGGTCTGTCGATACGGCCAGTGCCAGGAGTGCCGAGACAAGGGCGCTTTCGAGCTGTACTCAGAAGGCCACGGACTGCAAGATCGTCGAAAGCTTCTCGAATAGTTGCGGCGCTCTTGCCGTTGACGTCAATAATCACTTTGCCATCGGGCAGTCTGACAATACTCAGGAAGCCCAGACCGAGGCCCTCAATGCGTGTCGCCGTGCGGGAGGTTCTCGCTGTCAGATCAGGCTTGCGCAGTGCGTGAACCCGCCAACGCTTAACGCGCGGCCGGGTCTGTGGCGGCTCAGCAGCCAGGAGATCCGCAACGGGCAGAGCGCGCCTGCCTCAACCTCGTCTCGATGTATCCAGCCGAATCAGATTCCGCCGCACAACTGGGTGTTCTTCCTCGATGCGGCCTCTTCTGACAGCGCTTGCAACCGCACAAATCTGAGCGCGAGCGCCAACACGATCAGGTGGACATTCGATTGCGAGGGCCAGGTTCAAAGAACCACCCACGGCTCGATCATGTTCAATTCTCCGCAACATTACACCGGCACCATGACAACGATGACCGGCAGTCAGTCTCCCGCCGATTCAATCCACCTCGATGGCCAATGGACCGGTCCCTGTAACACCGCGCAGTGA
- a CDS encoding AMP-binding protein, translating into MATFARLLRTLPRYAQLRRSQYWSDDELRAWQDARLGEVLSAAAKMPFYARRFGRDTPGARDFAQLPILRRRDIAELNRSVREQHRGEKLLTDWSSGSTGMPMEFIFDAGHQQGRFAARARYLRENGWNPLGRTAWLVRLNFMTDTSDDSKLAGHRLFKIGNSLPNIDAFDEQFEWLIKCNPRYIYSFPSNLEGILPFFEEQRVRLPTLRQIFTGAEVLDDTLRERVETTMGARIADNYGSTEAFLAWQCPRGSYHVNAEHVRIEIVGDDDAPVAAGVMGRVLATTLENQVMPLIRYEIGDYAVAASVSRCDCGRTLPMIGRVLGRGLNLFRASDGRLISPWPLVEPLKARPELRQFQLVQTALGSFLVRFTKAAAFEGEARSSVQSEFNRILGVPVSIDFQEVNEIQRSRAGKFMVALSELSD; encoded by the coding sequence ATGGCAACTTTTGCTCGACTTTTGCGGACGCTGCCCCGCTATGCGCAGCTCAGGCGATCGCAGTACTGGAGTGACGACGAGCTGCGCGCATGGCAGGACGCGCGTCTGGGCGAGGTGCTCTCGGCCGCCGCGAAGATGCCTTTCTACGCCCGGCGATTCGGGCGTGACACTCCGGGCGCACGGGATTTTGCGCAACTTCCGATACTCCGGCGGCGCGATATAGCTGAGCTGAACCGCTCGGTGCGCGAACAGCATCGCGGCGAGAAGCTGCTGACGGATTGGTCGTCGGGTTCCACCGGGATGCCGATGGAGTTCATCTTTGATGCGGGCCATCAGCAAGGCCGATTCGCCGCGCGTGCGCGTTACCTGCGCGAGAACGGATGGAATCCGCTCGGCCGCACCGCGTGGCTGGTCAGGCTCAACTTCATGACCGATACGAGCGACGACTCTAAGCTCGCCGGCCACCGGCTTTTCAAGATCGGCAACTCGCTGCCGAACATCGACGCCTTCGACGAGCAGTTCGAGTGGCTCATCAAATGCAATCCGCGATACATCTACTCATTCCCGTCGAATCTCGAGGGCATTCTGCCGTTTTTCGAGGAGCAGCGAGTGCGGCTGCCAACGCTCAGGCAAATCTTCACCGGCGCGGAGGTGCTCGACGACACGCTGCGCGAGCGGGTCGAAACGACGATGGGGGCGCGGATCGCCGACAACTACGGCTCGACCGAAGCATTTCTTGCCTGGCAATGTCCGCGCGGCAGCTATCACGTGAATGCCGAGCACGTGCGGATTGAGATCGTTGGCGATGACGATGCGCCCGTGGCGGCCGGCGTGATGGGTCGCGTGCTGGCGACGACGCTTGAAAATCAAGTGATGCCACTCATCCGCTATGAGATCGGCGACTATGCCGTCGCGGCCAGCGTCTCGCGATGCGATTGCGGTCGCACGCTGCCGATGATCGGTCGCGTACTCGGACGCGGGCTGAATCTATTTCGCGCGAGCGACGGCCGCCTGATCTCGCCGTGGCCGCTAGTCGAGCCGCTGAAAGCGCGCCCTGAACTCCGCCAGTTTCAACTCGTGCAAACCGCTCTTGGTAGCTTCCTCGTGCGCTTCACCAAAGCAGCGGCGTTCGAGGGCGAAGCGCGTTCCAGCGTCCAATCAGAATTCAACCGAATCCTGGGCGTCCCGGTATCGATCGACTTTCAGGAAGTGAACGAGATTCAACGCTCGCGCGCCGGCAAGTTCATGGTCGCGCTCTCGGAGCTCTCGGACTGA
- the cysS gene encoding cysteine--tRNA ligase — MKPLHIFNTLSRAVEEFQPLDAPNVSLYSCGPTVYLPQHLGNMRAYLCWDFLRRTLELDGYRVRHIMNVTDVGHMTGDEDAGEDKVEKTARAQGKTPLEVANFYLDLFNRDCATLNIEPPTIQCRATDHIAEMIALIERIIAGGYAYVKKSGVYFNVEKYRGPNRIGRLSRQSLDEQHSGQRLEHSPDKRSPHDFALWMLNQPGHLMQWNSPWGRGFPGWHIECSAMSMKYLGDTIDIHTGGMDHIPIHHENEIAQSESATHKPFVRYFMHNAFLVGKEGMKISKSAGKFPLLSDLAPAGFNPLAFRLFCFSAKYRSEIVFSDEGLRAAQSNLDYLYEFARNVPDDASAAASEWTREYDERFRESLNDDLNTPRALAAALELAAEAYRRKDFGAWPAMLTFDRVLGLNLLRHREATRASAIPPDVQAMIDERAASRRARDFQRADELRREIESRGYEIKDNRDGTATYQPRKI; from the coding sequence GTGAAGCCGCTACATATTTTTAATACTTTGAGCCGCGCGGTCGAGGAGTTTCAGCCGCTCGATGCGCCCAATGTTTCGCTCTATTCGTGCGGGCCGACGGTCTATCTGCCGCAGCATCTGGGCAATATGCGCGCTTACCTGTGCTGGGATTTTCTGCGCCGCACGCTCGAGCTCGACGGCTATCGCGTGCGCCACATCATGAATGTCACCGATGTCGGGCACATGACGGGCGACGAGGATGCGGGCGAGGACAAGGTGGAGAAGACCGCGCGCGCCCAGGGCAAGACGCCGCTCGAAGTCGCGAACTTCTACCTCGATCTTTTCAATCGCGACTGCGCGACGCTCAATATCGAGCCGCCCACGATCCAGTGCCGTGCCACCGATCATATCGCCGAGATGATCGCGCTCATCGAGCGAATCATCGCGGGCGGCTATGCCTACGTGAAAAAGAGCGGCGTTTATTTCAACGTCGAGAAGTATCGCGGCCCGAACCGCATCGGACGGCTCTCGCGCCAGAGCCTCGATGAGCAGCACTCGGGCCAGCGCCTCGAGCATTCGCCCGACAAGCGCAGTCCACACGACTTCGCGCTCTGGATGCTCAATCAGCCCGGCCACTTGATGCAGTGGAACAGCCCGTGGGGCCGCGGCTTTCCGGGATGGCATATCGAGTGCTCGGCGATGTCGATGAAATATCTCGGTGACACGATCGATATTCACACCGGCGGCATGGACCACATCCCGATTCATCACGAGAACGAAATTGCGCAGTCCGAAAGCGCGACGCACAAGCCCTTCGTGCGCTACTTCATGCACAACGCGTTTCTCGTCGGCAAGGAGGGGATGAAGATCAGTAAGAGCGCGGGCAAGTTCCCGCTGCTGAGCGATCTCGCGCCGGCGGGATTTAATCCGCTCGCATTCCGGCTCTTCTGCTTCAGCGCCAAGTACCGTTCGGAAATTGTTTTCTCCGATGAAGGATTGCGCGCCGCGCAAAGCAATCTCGACTACCTGTACGAGTTCGCGCGCAACGTGCCCGACGACGCTTCGGCCGCCGCCAGCGAATGGACGCGCGAGTACGACGAGCGTTTCCGCGAATCGCTGAACGACGATCTGAACACGCCGCGCGCACTCGCGGCCGCGCTCGAGCTCGCGGCAGAAGCCTACCGGCGCAAGGACTTTGGCGCGTGGCCCGCGATGCTCACCTTCGATCGCGTGCTCGGCCTCAACCTGCTGCGGCATCGCGAGGCCACTCGCGCGAGCGCGATACCGCCCGATGTGCAGGCGATGATCGATGAGCGTGCCGCGTCGCGCAGAGCGCGCGACTTCCAGCGCGCCGACGAGCTGCGCCGCGAAATCGAAAGCCGCGGCTACGAGATCAAGGATAACCGCGACGGTACTGCGACCTATCAGCCGCGCAAGATCTGA
- a CDS encoding AAA family ATPase, whose protein sequence is MGIELKKFDTRLKAEGPEVKHLDPAATPYYLTIGDEAEIFEAAYKARLPLLLKGPTGCGKTRFVEHMAHKLSTLPDGPNELITVACHEDLTGSDLVGRFLIQADETVWVDGPLTQAVRRGAICYLDEIVEARKDTTVLIHPLSDHRRILPIEKRGETIEAHDGFLLVISYNPGYQSIQKNLKHSTRQRFVTIEFTYPPADKEVEIIAHEAGVDHDTAYQLAVLGEKVRHLKASGLEEGVSTRLLIYAGELIQQGIAPRRAATVAVTWSLTDEADSKRAIDEVVKAIFP, encoded by the coding sequence ATGGGAATTGAACTAAAAAAATTCGACACCCGGCTGAAAGCCGAGGGACCCGAGGTCAAGCATCTCGATCCCGCGGCGACGCCCTACTACCTCACGATTGGCGACGAAGCTGAGATTTTCGAGGCCGCTTACAAGGCGCGCCTGCCGCTCTTGCTCAAGGGCCCGACCGGATGCGGCAAGACTCGCTTCGTCGAGCATATGGCGCACAAACTCTCAACGCTTCCTGACGGTCCCAACGAACTGATCACCGTCGCCTGCCATGAAGATCTCACCGGCAGCGACCTCGTCGGACGCTTTCTGATCCAGGCCGACGAAACGGTGTGGGTCGATGGCCCGCTGACGCAGGCCGTCCGGCGCGGCGCGATTTGCTATCTCGACGAAATCGTCGAGGCGCGCAAGGACACCACCGTCCTTATCCATCCGCTTTCGGACCATCGGCGTATCCTGCCGATTGAAAAGCGCGGCGAGACGATCGAGGCGCACGACGGGTTCCTGCTCGTGATCTCGTACAACCCCGGCTACCAGAGCATCCAGAAGAACCTGAAGCACTCGACGCGGCAGCGCTTCGTTACGATCGAATTCACCTATCCGCCGGCTGACAAGGAAGTCGAGATCATCGCGCACGAAGCGGGCGTCGATCACGATACCGCCTACCAGCTCGCGGTGTTGGGCGAGAAGGTCCGCCACCTGAAAGCCTCGGGCCTCGAGGAAGGCGTCTCGACGCGCCTTCTGATCTACGCGGGCGAGCTGATCCAGCAAGGGATCGCGCCGCGCCGCGCGGCAACGGTCGCGGTCACGTGGTCGCTGACTGACGAGGCTGACAGCAAGCGCGCCATCGACGAAGTCGTCAAAGCAATTTTTCCATAA